CCACGGCGCGAACTCCCGGTCCCGGGCGATCCGTAAGCTGTCGTCCGAAGCGGTCTGCACAGCGTCGCCTCCCCCTGGGCGGCCCGGTGCCGCCGCTACCGTTCTACCCCCGGGGAGTCCTCGTGATACGCCACGAGGCCGCCGTCGGCGTCGCACGACCGGGCCAGCAGGGTGGCCAGCACCGCGCCCAGCACGGGGTGGTCGACCCGGGCGCGGAGCGCGGCCAGATCGACGCCCCGGTAATCGGGGAGCGGGGTCCCCGTATGTCCGTCCCGTCCGGTCGGCTCCGTCACCCTGCACACTCCCCTTCACCGTCTCCCTGTTCCGGCGAGCGCGGTCATGCGCTCGAACGTCGAGCGTGCCTGCGGCCCCTGAGCCGCCCCGGCCCGCTGCCACAGCGCCCAGGCCGTCCGGTACGACTCCAGCGCGTGCTCCGGTCCCGCCGTCCGCTCCAGGACCGCTCCGCGCTGGTGATGCGCCCGCGCGGCCAGCAGCGGCTCACCGGCCCGCTCCGCGCTGCGTACGCCGTGGTGGTACGCGTCGGCCGCCAGGTCCAGCCACTCGGGCGCCCCGGCGTCCCCGGCCAGCGTCAGCAGGACGTCGCCGCGCTCCAGCCACGCCAGCGCCGCCGTACGGTCGTCGCGCGCGCCCCGTGCCGCGCGGGCCAGCACCCACTCGGCCTCGTGCAGATCGGTCGGCGTTCCGCCCGCGCCGTGATGATGTCGCAGCGCCCGCCCGAACAGAAGCCGCCGGTCGGCCAGATGGGGATCACTGTCGGCCGTCAGCGCCAGCGCCGCGCGCAGCACCCGTACGGCGTCGGTGGCCACCGCCAGCTCGCCGGCCCGTTCGGCCCGGGCGACCAGCACCTCGCCACGGCCCGCGAGCAGCTCCGCCCGCTCCGGGTCGTCCCGGTCCAGCAGGGCCTCGGCCTGGGTGAAGTACCCGTCGGCGGCGACGAGTTCGGCGGACTCGGCGGTGTGCCGGTAGCGGGCCGTGTGTGCCTCGGCCAGCCGGCGCAGGGCCGGCACCCGCAACGCGGGCCCCTGGTCGCGGACCGCCTCCACCGCCCGCTCCAGCGCCTCCAGGACCCCCGGGTGCCCGGTGTCACCGGCGGCCACGGCGCGGGCCTCGGCCAGGTCCAGCAGGGCCCGGCAGCGTACGGCGGAGGGGGCGCTGTGCCGGCCGTCGAGCCGTACGCCGCTCTCGAAGTCCGCCGCCGCCCGCAGCGCGAGCGTCCGCGCCTCGTCGGCCGCGTCACGGCCCCGGGCGTCGTCGGCGAGCGCCAGCAGCAGCCGCCCCCGGGCCAGTACCGCCGGGTCGAAGCCGGGCCGGCCGGGAAGGGAGGAGGGGAGTCGGGGACCGCCGCCCGCGGCCGATCCGCCGGAGGCCACGGCCGGTCACCGGGCCCGGCGGACGGAGACGGTCACATACGAATCGTTTCGGTCACTGACGTGCGGCGGACGCGTGACGGGGCACCGCATCGCGTGGCTGCGCCGGTCGCTCACGTCGCGCTCCTCGTCATGGACGGTCGGATGCGTGCGAACTCCATGACAGTACGCGCGCCCTGCCCGGTCAACAGTGCTTTCCGGCCGCCCCACCGGATCGTGCCCGCTGACGTGCGTCAACACGGGCCGTCTAGACTCACCCGCAACGGCCCGCCCCACCACGGCCGAAAGCGGTCCACCTCGGCCAGACCCGAAGGGTATTCGGCGTTTTGATACGGATAGATTCAGTCACCAAGCGGTACCCGGACGGCACGGTGGCGGTCGACCGGCTCTCGTTGGAGATACCCGACCGCTCGATCACCGTTCTCGTCGGCCCCTCGGGCTGCGGCAAGACGACCACCCTGCGGATGATCAACCGCATGGTCGAGCCCACCGAGGGCACCATCCTCCTCGACGGCCAGGACATCCTGCGGCAGCCGGTCAACACCCTGCGCCGGTCCATGGGGTACGTCATCCAGAACGCCGGACTCTTCCAGCACCGCACCATCATCGACAACATCGCCACCGTGCCCCGTCTCCTCGGCTGGAGCAAGGACAAGGCCCGGGAGCGGGCCCGCGAACTGATGGAGCGGGTCGGACTCGACGCCGCGCTCGCCAAGCGGTACCCCTACCAGCTCTCCGGCGGCCAGCAGCAGCGCGTCGGCGTGGCCCGGGCACTCGCCGCCGACCCGCCGGTCCTGCTCATGGACGAGCCGTTCTCCGCCGTCGACCCCGTGGTCCGCAAGGGACTCCAGGACGAACTCCTGCGCATCCAGGAGGAGTTGGGCAAGACGATCGTCTTCGTCACCCATGACATCGACGAGGCCGTCAAGATCGGCACGATGGTCGCCGTGATGCGCACCGGCGGCAGGCTCGCCCAGTACGCGCC
Above is a window of Streptomyces sp. NBC_00490 DNA encoding:
- a CDS encoding YxD-tail cyclophane-containing RiPP peptide; translation: MTEPTGRDGHTGTPLPDYRGVDLAALRARVDHPVLGAVLATLLARSCDADGGLVAYHEDSPGVER
- a CDS encoding ABC transporter ATP-binding protein, translating into MIRIDSVTKRYPDGTVAVDRLSLEIPDRSITVLVGPSGCGKTTTLRMINRMVEPTEGTILLDGQDILRQPVNTLRRSMGYVIQNAGLFQHRTIIDNIATVPRLLGWSKDKARERARELMERVGLDAALAKRYPYQLSGGQQQRVGVARALAADPPVLLMDEPFSAVDPVVRKGLQDELLRIQEELGKTIVFVTHDIDEAVKIGTMVAVMRTGGRLAQYAPPAELLTSPADAFVEDFLGADRGIRRLSFFPSAGLELSTGPVVAADATAEQLAERVRDSADAPYLLVTDADGRPLGWSEPRHLTAGEVEVGRLLSHGRPFVAGTDSLRAALDCAVLSPTGWAVAVDADGKVAGVVSQQTIAEAIRGAHAQGRTDAKVAG